In Pseudoliparis swirei isolate HS2019 ecotype Mariana Trench chromosome 9, NWPU_hadal_v1, whole genome shotgun sequence, a genomic segment contains:
- the LOC130199680 gene encoding la-related protein 4 translates to MSSDQSGEPPQLQEEEEEEAGPGPETGGKDEASLGGEGGSSGMVTSKGAGLNPNAKVWQEMPVAPSEAVTNSPHWPPSDISEGYSEPSSAGCKQFTVGFTVLDDSSPTEIAENGMDPPELGFFPAESTTWTSVDSKTEAQFKISSENLRESLKKELEFYFSRENLSKDLYLMSQMDSDQFVPIWTIASMEGIKVLTTDMDLILDVLKSSPMVQVDDKGEKVRPNHKRCIIILREVPETTPVEEVESLFKNDNCPKVISVEFAHNNNWYITFQSDTDAQQAYKYLREEVKTFQEKPIMARIKAINTFFAKNGYRSMDSCLYAQQTQTQYSSPLYVQHVYPQQQYPVYGIVPPTWTPSPTPYFETPLAPFPNSSFVNGFGSAGHYKTGSSPLNITRPFNRNRNHVKPQVRTGEVTSASMTPVPLESLTGLHSPQPPTSVTSIPVQTADLSAAFSHLSSAEPNEDSGMAGRGRCSTTYRGTRRRREDDRIARPAPLAEVKVSPPKFDLAATNFPPLPGCVVSTQGEPVLENRMADVLRGLYRDKTEQANKEATVSPGSGQSPVAEEAVAVSRLALAATKHAPQPVGPSAPGIIRQERRVERAEPPAPKVAPRTPVQTTVNIPPTTQPVPSSRPQPSAPTAPTTTTPATPITAVPAAATIPTPVQEPRKLSYAEVCQRPPKDPLPAAPVPTSTGTASGQPLRELRVNKAEEPCASSGSGDKQEKGHDREGGWECKESRPTRERDSQGYYRSNGPRGTGGLKFRDQRRPPPAQRSAPQGGYRHTGKEQNIPPVSPK, encoded by the exons ATGAGTTCAGATCAGAGCGGAGAGCCGCcgcagctgcaggaggaggaggaggaggaggccggtcCCGGACCAGAGACTGGTGGGAAGGACGAGGCTTCGCTGGGAGGCGAGGGAGGGTCGAGCGGCATG GTCACCTCTAAGGGCGCCGGGTTGAACCCAAATGCCAAGGTGTGGCAGGAGATGCCTGTGGCCCCCAGCGAAGCCGTTACCAACAGCCCTCATTGGCCCCCCTCAGACATCAGTGAGG GTTATTCTGAGCCTTCCTCTGCCGGGTGTAAGCAGTTCACTGTGGGATTCACAGTCCTGGATGACAGCAGCCCCACTGAGATAGCAGAAAATGGAATGGACCCTCCTGAGTTGGGCTTTTTCCCTGCCGAGTCCACCACATGGACCTCAG TGGATTCCAAAACTGAGGCGCAATTTAAGATCTCCTCTGAGAATCTACGAGAGTCTCTAAAGAAGGAGTTGGAGTTTTATTTCTCCAG AGAGAACCTCTCAAAGGATTTGTACTTGATGTCCCAGATGGACAGTGACCAGTTTGTCCCTATTTGGACCATTGCCAGCATGGAGGGCATCAAGGTCCTCACCACTGACATGGACCTTATCCTGGATGTGTTGAAAT CCTCTCCTATGGTACAAGTTGATGACAAAGGGGAGAAAGTGCGTCCTAATCACAAGCGGTGTATTATCATCCTGAGGGAGGTCCCTGAAACCACACCTGTGGAG GAAGTAGAGTCACTGTTCAAAAATGACAACTGTCCAAAGGTGATAAGTGTTGAATtcgcacacaacaacaactggtACATCACATTCCAATCGGATACTGATGCGCAACAG GCATACAAGTATTTAAGAGAGGAAGTGAAAACATTTCAGGAAAAACCAATCATG GCCAGGATAAAGGCCATCAACACATTCTTTGCAAAGAATGGCTACCGTAGCATGGACAGCTGCCTGTATGCTCAGCAGACCCAGACCCAGTACAGCTCTCCGCTCTACGTGCAGCATGTCTACCCCCAGCAGCAGTACCCAGTCTACGGCATCGTACCTCCCACCTGGACGCCTTCGCCCACACCATATTTTGAAACTCCTCTG GCTCCGTTTCCCAACAGTAGCTTCGTGAATGGATTTGGCTCTGCCGGACACTACAAAACTGGCTCCAGTCCTCTAAACATCACCCGCCCGTTCAACCGAAACCG AAACCATGTGAAGCctcaggtgaggacaggtgaggtgaccTCAGCGTCTATGACTCCCGTCCCCTTGGAGAGTTTGACTGGACTCCACAGTCCGCAGCCCCCCACTTCTGTCACCAGCATCCCAGTCCAGACAGCTGACCTGAGCGCCGCATTCTCACATCTCTCCTCTGCGGAACCCAATGAGGACAGTGGCATGGCTGGACGTGGAAG ATGCAGCACAACCTACAGAGGAACACGGAGAAGGCGAGAGGACGACCGGATTGct AGGCCTGCTCCGTTAGCCGAGGTCAAGGTTTCTCCACCCAAGTTTGACTTGGCTGCTACCAATTTCCCACCTCTTCCTGGCTGCGTGGTCAGTACACAGGGAGAGCCAGTGCTGGAAAACCGAATGGCCGATGTTTTACGCGGTTTGTACCGAGACAAG aCTGAACAAGCCAATAAAGAAGCCACCGTGAGTCCAGGTTCAGGACAATCACCAGTTGCAGAGGAGGCTGTGGCTGTTTCACGTCTTGCCCTGGCAGCAACGAAACATGCTCCTCAACCAGTTGGACCGTCGGCCCCTGG TATTATTCGGCAAGAGAGGAGAGTTGAACGGGCGGAGCCTCCTGCTCCAAAAGTGGCTCCACGCACACCTGTTCAGACTACCGTGAACATACCCCCCACCACACAACCTGTGCCTAGCTCCAGGCCTCAGCCCTCTGCTCCTACTGCTCCCACTACCACCACGCCGGCGACTCCCATCACTGCGGTTCCTGCTGCAGCTACTATTCCCACCCCTGTACAG GAGCCACGTAAGCTCAGCTATGCCGAGGTGTGCCAACGGCCACCTAAGGACCCTCTGCCTGCGGCCCCTGTCCCAACTTCCACGGGCACCGCGTCGGGCCAGCCGTTACGAGAGTTGCGCGTAAACAAGGCTGAGGAGCCTTGCGCCAGCAGTGGTTCTGGAGACAAGCAAGAGAAAGGCCACGACAGGGAGGGGGGATGGGAATGCAAGGAGAGCCGACCAACACGCGAACGTGACTCTCAAGGCTACTACCGCAGCAATGGCCCGAGAGGCACCGGGGGCCTCAAGTTCCGGGACCAGAGGCGCCCGCCTCCGGCCCAACGCAGCGCCCCACAGGGAGGCTACAGGCACACTGGCAAAGAGCAGAATATCCCACCAGTATCGCCAAAGTAA
- the pfkma gene encoding phosphofructokinase, muscle a — MSKDLHPTADPTKMGLGRSIAVLTSGGDAQGMNAAVRATVRVGLYTGAKVFFVHEGYQGLVDGGDNIHPATWESVSMMLQLGGTVIGSARCKDFLTREGRMKAAGHLVKLGITNLCVIGGDGSLTGANEFRNEWSGLLGDLVQAGTITNAEAKASSHLNIVGMVGSIDNDFCGTDMTIGTDSALHRIIEVVDAITTTAQSHQRTFILEVMGRHCGYLALVTALSCGADWVFIPEMPPDEDWENHLCRRLADQRARGSRLNVIIMAEGAISRDGMPITSDQIKKLVTERLGFDTRITVLGHVQRGGTPSAFDRILGSRMGVEAVMALLEANPDTPACVVSLSGNQAVRLPLMECVQVTKDVTAAMAEGRFEDAIKLRGKSFENNWNTYKLLAHINPPDVKSNINMAIMNVGAPCAGMNAAVRSAVRMGIIQGHSMLAVHDGFDGLAQGQIEPIAWTSVTGWTGKGGSMLGTKRTLPGKLLEGISQNIAKFNIHALVIIGGFEAFVGGLELVQAREKYEELCIPMVVIPATVSNNIPGSDFSIGADTALNTITATCDRIKQSAAGTKRRVFIIETMGGYCGYLATMAGLAAGADAAYIYEEKFGIKDLEVNVDHLLQKMKTTVKRGLILRNENANANYTTDFIFNLYSEEGKGVFDCRKNVLGHMQQGGTPTPFDRNFGTKMGVKTVMWLTEKLKECYRHGRVFANTPDSACVLGMRKRALQFQPLSELKGDTDLEHRIPKTQWWLKIRPIMKILAKYDIKLDTSEHTDMEHVKKSPLGK, encoded by the exons GTATGAACGCTGCTGTGAGAGCCACAGTCCGAGTTGGTCTCTACACCGGCGCCAAAGTCTTCTTTGTTCATGAG GGCTACCAGGGTCTGGTGGATGGAGGAGACAACATCCACCCCGCCACATGGGAGAGTGTGTCCATGATGCTTCAGCTG GGCGGCACTGTCATCGGCAGCGCCCGCTGCAAGGACTTCCTGACCAGAGAGGGTCGTATGAAGGCAGCTGGCCACCTGGTGAAGCTTGGCATCACCAACCTGTGTGTGATCGGAGGCGACGGCAGTCTGACTGGAGCCAACGAGTTCAGGAATGAGTGGAGTGGGCTGCTGGGTGACCTCGTCCAAGCTG GTACTATTACAAACGCAGAAGCCAAGGCATCGTCCCACCTGAACATCGTGGGCATGGTGGGCTCCATCGACAACGACTTCTGTGGCACCGACATGACCATTGGCACTGACTCCGCCCTTCACCGCATCATCGAGGTGGTGGACGCCATCACCACAACCGCACAGAG CCACCAGAGGACGTTCATCCTGGAAGTGATGGGCAGACACTGTGG ATACCTAGCCCTGGTGACAGCTCTGTCCTGCGGTGCAGACTGGGTGTTTATTCCAGAGATGCCACCAGATGAGGATTGGGAGAACCATCTGTGCAGGAGGCTGGCAGAC CAAAGGGCCAGAGGTTCTCGTCTGAATGTGATCATAATGGCTGAGGGTGCGATATCCAGAGATGGCATGCCGATTACATCTGACCAGATCAAGAAG CTGGTGACTGAAAGGCTCGGCTTTGATACCCGCATCACTGTTCTTGGACACGTGCAGCGAGGAGGAACACCCTCCGCCTTCGACAGAATCCTG gGCAGCAGGATGGGTGTGGAGGCGGTGATGGCGCTGCTGGAGGCCAACCCAGACACTCCTGCCTGTGTCGTCAGCCTGTCGGGGAACCAGGCAGTCAGACTGCCGCTCATGGAGTGTGTGCAAGTG ACCAAAGACGTGACTGCCGCCATGGCTGAGGGCAGATTTGAGGATGCCATTAAGCTCAGAGGAAA GAGCTTTGAGAACAACTGGAACACGTACAAGCTGCTGGCTCACATCAACCCACCAGATGTGAAG AGCAACATCAACATGGCCATCATGAACGTCGGCGCTCCTTGCGCCGGGATGAACGCTGCCGTCCGTTCAGCAGTCAGGATGGGCATCATCCAGGGCCACAGCATGTTGGCTGTCCATGACGGCTTCGACGGTCTGGCTCAGGGACAG ATCGAGCCGATTGCCTGGACTTCAGTGACTGGCTGGACTGGAAAAGGAGGCTCAATGTTGGGCACCAAGAG AACTCTGCCAGGTAAATTGTTGGAGGGAATCAGCCAGAATATTGCAAAGTTCAACATCCACGCTTTAGTGATCATCGGTGGATTTGAG GCCTTTGTGGGAGGCCTGGAGCTGGTTCAGGCCAGAGAGAAATATGAGGAGTTGTGCATTCCCATGGTGGTTATCCCTGCCACCGTCTCCAACAACATCCCGGGTTCTGACTTCAGCATCGGCGCAGACACCGCCCTCAACACCATCACCGCT acttGCGACAGAATCAAGCAGTCTGCAGCCGGGACTAAGCGCCGTGTGTTCATCATTGAGACTATGGGCGGATACTGCGGCTACTTGGCCACCATGGCCGGTCTGGCTGCCGGGGCCGATGCCGCCTACATATATGAGGAGAAATTCGGCATTAAAGACCTGGAG GTGAACGTGGACCACCTTTTGCAGAAGATGAAGACAACAGTAAAGAGAGGTTTGATTCTCAG GAACGAAAATGCAAATGCCAACTACACCACTGACTTCATCTTCAACCTGTACTCCGAGGAGGGCAAAGGCGTCTTTGACTGTCGTAAGAATGTCCTCGGACACATGCAGCAG GGGGGCACTCCAACTCCCTTTGACCGAAACTTTGGCACAAAGATGGGCGTCAAGACCGTTATGTGGCTCACTGAGAAACTCAAGGAGTGTTACAGGCACG GTCGCGTCTTTGCCAACACACCAGACTCTGCCTGTGTGCTGGGCATGAGGAAGAGGGCGCTCCAATTCCAGCCTCTTTCTGAACTGAAGGGAGACACAGATCTTGA GCACCGCATCCCTAAGACACAGTGGTGGTTGAAGATTCGGCCCATCATGAAGATCCTGGCCAAGTACGACATCAAACTGGACACATCCGAACACACAGACATGGAGCATGTGAAGAAGAGTCCTCTCGGGAAATAG
- the asb8 gene encoding ankyrin repeat and SOCS box protein 8, with amino-acid sequence MSSTMWYIMQSIQSKYSLSERLIRTIAAIRSFPHDNVEDLIRKGADVNRMHGTLKPLHCACMVADADCVELLLEKGAEVNALDGYNRTALHYAAEKDESCVELLLEYGAQPNALDGNKDTPLHWASFKDNPECVRALLESGALPNVRDYNDDTPLSWAAMKGNLDSVKVLLDYGAQVHVTNLKSQTPISRLVALLARGLGTEQEQEEECLELLCRAAGRFEIRRADGTLPRELSKDPQLLARLTNMVAQAPTLLSLARCAVRQSLGVQFLPTAVKKLPLPETIKEFLLLRD; translated from the exons ATGAGCTCTACTATGTGGTACATCATGCAAAGCATTCAAAGTAAATACTCCTTGTCCGAGCGGCTCATCCGCACAATCGCTGCCATTCGCTCATTCCCACACGACAATGTGGAGGATCTCATTCGTAAG GGAGCTGACGTAAACCGGATGCATGGCACACTGAAGCCCCTGCACTGTGCCTGTATGGTCGCCGATGCTGACTGTGTAGAGCTGCTGTTGGAGAAGGGCGCGGAG GTGAATGCTTTGGATGGATACAACCGAACAGCCCTGCACTATGCAGCAGAGAAGGATGAGAGCtgcgtggagctgctgctggagtaCGGGGCCCAGCCAAACGCCCTGGACGGCAACAAGGACACACCACTTCACTGGGCTTCCTTCAAAGATAACCCAGAGTGTGTGAGAGCCCTGCTGGAGAGCGGCGCCCTTCCCAATGTCAGGGACTACAACGATGACACGCCTTTGAGCTGGGCAGCAATGAAGGGCAACCTGGACAGCGTCAAAGTGCTATTAGACTACGGAGCTCAGGTCCATGTGACCAACCTGAAGAGCCAGACTCCTATCTCCCGACTGGTTGCCCTGTTGGCCCGGGGCCTGGGTAccgagcaggagcaggaggaggagtgcTTGGAGCTGCTGTGCCGGGCAGCGGGGCGGTTTGAGATCCGACGGGCTGACGGCACCCTTCCCAGGGAGCTGAGTAAGGATCCCCAGCTGCTGGCGAGGCTGACCAACATGGTGGCTCAGGCTCCCACGCTTCTCTCTCTGGCGCGCTGTGCTGTCCGTCAGAGTCTTGGAGTCCAGTTCCTACCCACTGCTGTAAAAAAGCTTCCTTTACCAGAGACTATCAAAGAGTTTTTACTGCTGAGAGACTGA